A stretch of Lathyrus oleraceus cultivar Zhongwan6 chromosome 6, CAAS_Psat_ZW6_1.0, whole genome shotgun sequence DNA encodes these proteins:
- the LOC127098530 gene encoding LEAF RUST 10 DISEASE-RESISTANCE LOCUS RECEPTOR-LIKE PROTEIN KINASE-like 2.4, with the protein MTLFRILCFLLVSYLMLILSSGHGSGYQSNCPPSFTCGNRGIFRYPFTKIEQPDCGFIFIYGCRGSYRSPKLIQLEKNAKNTELTAVIDQNTITLSDPDFYQRLQHNVCDTLNHSYPLPPPSPLVSFYIIYNVTLFRCNHGHNINPPRQYFQYNCSSYDIYYDSKQHSNVTKEKARSFFSSCSLLQFPSKDLTDTENILSFVSGQMVVKIVLSADCDDCYNHRGGQCRLNANKMFYCDNVTHQINAVTGTKKKRLIRNVKLGIGAMVVAIGIAVLMLLAYAIRTNIFPPALLLFRKDSSSTHPNIKEFLKEQGPLLAAKYSYLDVKKITNSFRSKLGQGGYGSVYKGKLHDDRMVAVKVLSESKGDGEDFINEVASISRTSHVNVVRLLGFCLDGSKKALIYEFMPNGSLEKFIYEDKKPQQDDLQLDCKTLYDIAIGVAHGLEYLHRGCNTRILHFDIKPHNILLDEDFCPKISDFGLAKICPRKESIVSIFGARGTPGYIAPELFSRNFGGVSHKSDVYSYGMMVLEMVGRRKNIKVEVDCSSELYFPHWVYKRLELNLDLGLKCIKNEIDEEMVRKMTVVSLWCIQTNPSNRPSMHKVVEMLEGNLQVLEMPPKPFLSSPSTSPTHLSSEI; encoded by the exons ATGACTCTATTCCGTATATTATGCTTCCTCTTGGTTTCTTACCTCATGCTGATTTTATCATCAGGGCATGGAAGCGGGTACCAATCTAACTGTCCACCCTCATTCACTTGTGGAAATCGTGGAATTTTTCGTTACCCTTTCACCAAGATAGAACAACCCGACTGTGGCTTCATATTCATATATGGCTGTCGCGGCAGTTATCGTTCACCCAAATTGATCCAAttggagaagaatgcaaaaaACACAGAGCTAACTGCTGTCATTGACCAGAATACCATTACGCTTTCTGATCCAGATTTTTACCAGCGTTTGCAACATAATGTCTGTGACACTTTGAACCACAGTTACCCTCTTCCTCCCCCCTCTCCTTTGGTTTCTTTTTATATAATTTATAATGTAACTCTCTTCCGATGCAATCACGgccacaatatcaatccccctaGACAGTATTTTCAATACAACTGTTCTTCCTACGATATCTATTATGACAGTAAGCAGCATTCCAATGTTACTAAAGAGAAAGCGCGTAGTTTTTTCTCATCCTGCTCCCTACTTCAGTTTCCATCTAAAGACTTGACTGATACCGAAAACATCTTATCATTTGTATCTGGTCAGATGGTTGTTAAAATAGTACTATCTGCTGATTGTGATGACTGCTACAACCACAGAGGAGGCCAATGTAGACTTAATGCAAACAAGATGTTCTACTGTGACAATGTTACGCATCAGATAAATGCAGTAACGGGTACAAAGAAAAAGAGGCTGATCCGAAATGTCAAACTGGGTATAG GAGCCATGGTGGTGGCTATTGGAATTGCAGTGCTGATGTTGTTGGCTTATGCCATCAGGACAAATATCTTCCCTCCGGCGCTTCTTTTGTTTAGGAAGGACAGTTCATCAACCCATCCAAATATTAAGGAGTTCTTGAAAGAACAAGGACCTCTTCTTGCTGCTAAGTACAGTTACTTAGATGTCAAGAAAATAACTAACTCTTTTAGAAGTAAATTAGGCCAAGGAGGATACGGAAGTGTATATAAAGGGAAGTTACATGATGACCGTATGGTTGCAGTGAAGGTTTTAAGTGAATCAAAAGGTGATGGTGAAGATTTCATTAATGAAGTTGCAAGTATAAGTAGAACTTCGCATGTTAATGTTGTTAGACTTTTAGGTTTCTGTTTGGACGGTTCTAAAAAGGCGCTAATATACGAATTCATGCCTAATGGATCTCTTGAGAAGTTCATATATGAAGACAAAAAACCACAGCAGGATGATCTCCAATTGGATTGCAAAACATTGTATGATATTGCAATTGGTGTTGCTCATGGATTAGAGTACTTGCATAGAGGCTGTAACACTAGAATCTTGCATTTTGACATAAAACCTCATAATATATTATTAGACGAGGATTTCTGTCCAAAAATTTCCGATTTTGGACTTGCGAAAATATGTCCAAGAAAAGAAAGCATTGTATCCATATTTGGAGCGAGGGGAACACCAGGATATATTGCTCCAGAGTTGTTTTCAAGAAATTTTGGTGGGGTGTCACATAAATCAGATGTCTACAGTTATGGAATGATGGTTTTAGAGATGGTTGGACGAAGAAAGAACATTAAGGTTGAAGTTGATTGTTCTAGCGAATTATACTTTCCACATTGGGTTTACAAGCGTCTTGAATTGAATCTAGACCTTGGACTTAAGTgtattaaaaatgaaattgatgaAGAAATGGTAAGAAAAATGACAGTGGTGAGTTTATGGTGCATACAAACCAATCCTTCGAATCGACCATCGATGCATAAAGTGGTGGAAATGTTGGAAGGGAACCTTCAAGTGTTGGAAATGCCACCCAAACCCTTTTTGTCTTCTCCTTCAACATCTCCAACCCATTTATCATCTGAAATCTGA
- the LOC127096374 gene encoding uncharacterized protein LOC127096374 has product MRQTYSVGITVAKAWRAKLIAKKIIEGDADNQYASIWRYAEELRRVNHGNTVKINVERPSPSIQPRFGSFYFCFDGCKKGFIHGCRPFVGVDGCHLKTKYGGQLLIAVGRDANDQYFPLAFGVVENETKESWRWFIQLLMEDIGQDRRYVFISDQQKGLVAVFEELSDTIEHRLCLRHLYANFKKRFGGGALIRDLMMGAAKATYYQAWVQKMNELKNADPNAWTWLMAVPTKSWCKHAFSFYPKCDTLMNNISESFNATILAARDKPILTMCEWIRKYLMNRLSTSASKLENWPHKVMPIPRRRLDNEVFNSGHWLPTWSIAETFQVTHSYNTHEFIVDIAKRSCSCNFWELVGIPCRHAVAALSYRKQNPDEFVDACYTREKFALCYGFSVSPINGQDMWPEVEMEPPLPPAYKNGPGRPKKIRIRESGEDGARKRRSGVAYKCTKCDNFGHNAMTCKATTQDPNALKRKRKPKKGHVPTATDMPTANDMPAPTATDMTVPTNVPVPTDPQPPTDMPVPTIMSQTGSSVAASITKQSRKRVEKKPIIKRRQRPKEKAKVFNYIHLEFCTEKFSDDFAILLFHYDITFFCHYW; this is encoded by the exons ATGAGGCAAACATATTCTGTGGGTATTACTGTTGCAAAAGCATGGAGGGCTAAGCTAATTGCCAAGAAGATAATTGAAGGTGATGCTGACAATCAGTATGCTTCCATATGGAGGTATGCAGAAGAACTAAGAAGGGTAAACCATGGCAACACTGTGAAGATAAATGTAGAAAGACCTAGTCCATCCATACAACCAAGGTTTGGGTcattttatttctgttttgatggCTGTAAGAAAGGCTTTATTCATGGATGCAGACCATTTGTGGGGGTTGATGGATGTCACTTAAAGACCAAGTATGGTGGACAGTTACTTATTGCTGTAGGCAGGGATGCTAATGATCAATACTTCCCTTTGGCATTTGGTGTGGTTGAAAATGAAACAAAGGAGAGTTGGAGATGGTTTATACAACTACTAATGGAGGACATTGGTCAGGATAGAAGATATGTATTTATCTCTGATCAACAGAAG GGACTTGTGGCTGTATTTGAAGAATTGTCTGATACTATTGAGCATAGATTATGTCTTAGGCACTTGTATGCTAATTTCAAGAAAAGGTTTGGTGGAGGAGCCCTTATTAGAGATTTAATGATGGGAGCTGCTAAAGCCACATACTATCAGGCATGGGTCCAAAAGATGAATGAATTGAAGAATGCAGATCCCAATGCTTGGACTTGGTTGATGGCTGTTCCTACCAAAAGCTGGTGTAAGCATGCCTTTTCTTTTTACCCTAAATGTGATACATTGATGAATAATATCTCAGAGTCTTTTAATGCTACCATTCTAGCTGCTAGGGACAAACCTATACTCACAATGTGTGAGTGGATAAGAAAATATCTGATGAATAGGTTATCCACCTCTGCAAGTAAACTAGAAAATTGGCCACATAAGGTGATGCCAATACCTAGGAGAAGGTTAGATAATGAGGTGTTCAATAGTGGTCATTGGTTGCCAACATGGTCAATTGCTGAGACTTTTCAGGTTACACATAGTTACAACACACATGAATTTATTGTTGACATTGCTAAAAGGTCATGTAGTTGTAATTTTTGGGAATTAGTAGGAATTCCATGTAGGCATGCTGTAGCTGCTCTGAGTTATAGAAAGCAAAACCCTGATGAATTTGTTGATGCTTGTTACACAAGAGAAAAGTTTGCACTATGTTATGGATTTTCAGTAAGTCCAATCAATGGTCAAGATATGTGGCCAGAAGTTGAGATGGAACCACCTCTACCACCTGCATATAAAAATGGTCCTGGTAGACCTAAGAAGATTAGGATAAGAGAAAGTGGAGAGGATGGTGCAAGGAAGAGAAGATCTGGTGTTGCATATAAGTGCACCAAATGTGATAATTTTGGTCACAATGCTATGACTTGTAAGGCTACCACTCAGGATCCCAATGCACTTAAAAGAAAG AGAAAACCTAAAAAAGGACATGTGCCAACTGCAACTGATATGCCAACTGCAAATGATATGCCTGCCCCAACTGCAACTGATATGACTGTTCCAACAAATGTGCCTGTTCCAACTGATCCACAGCCTCCAACTGATATGCCTGTTCCAACTATTATGAGTCAAACAGGATCTAGTGTGGCTGCCTCAATCACAAAACAATCCAGAAAAAGGGTTGAAAAAAAACCTATCATCAAAAGAAGGCAAA GACCTAAAGAAAAAGCCAAAGTATTTAATTACATTCACCTTGAATTCTGCACTGAAAAA TTTTCTGatgattttgcaattttgctctTTCATTATGATATAACTTTTTTCTGTCATTATTGGTAG